A single region of the Glycine max cultivar Williams 82 chromosome 20, Glycine_max_v4.0, whole genome shotgun sequence genome encodes:
- the LOC100786495 gene encoding LEAF RUST 10 DISEASE-RESISTANCEUS RECEPTOR-LIKE PROTEIN KINASE-like 2.5 isoform X3, translating to MSSVYELVLSLLFCGLMPLVLAAGNQAECPPSFPCGYLDNISFPFTLTERPDCGLLPISNCDDPLKPKMIQLHKNGLWFPLVRVAQLFSSPTTSLTAFQFRDTNLYHLLLNENCEAFGNNYTLPFPHSSGFAASLYIQYYTTLFRCNRSLHVSPPTNMHNYTKCPDYDLYYNDNPKAEDASLRACTKVLLPIKDAPDANNPFTFATADIFTKVELTDECAACHYRRGGQCQLDSREIFFCATANSIAVTIALLLVMVKIYHTRWKKQNPTNQQIRIFLEREGPLQTKRYDYSEIKKVTNSFRNKLGQGGFGSVYKGKLPDGRYVAVKILSELKDNGEDFINEVATISRTSHINIVNLLGFCCEGSKRALVYEFMSNGSLEKFIFEENVIKTDRQLDCQTIYHIAIGVARGLEYLHQGCNTRILHFDIKPHNILLDENFNPKISDFGLAKICTRKESMISIFGARGTAGYIAPEVFSRNFGTVSHKSDVYSYGMMILEMVGRRKNIKTEVNCSSEIYFPDWIYNRLESNEELGLQNIRNESDDKLVRKMTIVGLWCIQTHPSTRPAISKVLEMLGSKVELLQIPPKPFLSSPPTSPVHLSCETL from the exons ATGAGTTCAGTTTATGAATTAGTATTATCGCTTTTATTTTGTGGCCTTATGCCACTTGTCTTGGCGGCTGGGAACCAAGCAGAGTGTCCACCTTCGTTTCCATGTGGATATCTTGACAATATCAGTTTCCCATTCACTCTAACTGAACGCCCGGACTGTGGCTTATTGCCCATTAGCAATTGTGATGATCCACTTAAGCCCAAAATGATCCAATTACACAAAAATGGATTATGGTTTCCGCTTGTACGCGTTGCTCAGCTTTTCAGTAGTCCTACTACTTCTCTCACAGCTTTTCAATTTAGAGACACAAATCTCTATCACCTTCTGCTGAACGAAAATTGTGAAGCTTTCGGAAACAATTATACTCTTCCTTTTCCTCATAGTTCTGGCTTTGCTGCTTCTCTTTATATCCAATACTACACAACTCTGTTCAGGTGCAACCGCAGCCTCCATGTCAGCCCTCCCACAAACATGCATAATTATACAAAGTGCCCCGATTACGATCTCTACTACAATGACAACCCCAAAGCTGAAGATGCGTCTTTGAGAGCATGTACAAAGGTCCTGCTTCCAATTAAAGACGCGCCTGACGCTAACAACCCATTCACATTCGCAACTGCAGATATCTTCACTAAAGTAGAATTAACCGATGAATGTGCAGCTTGCCACTATCGCAGAGGAGGGCAGTGTCAACTTGACAGCAGAGAGATATTTTTTTGTGCCACTGCCAATAGTATCG CTGTTACAATTGCTCTGTTGCTGGTAATGGTAAAGATCTACCATACAAGATGGAAGAAGCAAAATCCGACCAATCAACAGATTAGGATCTTTTTGGAAAGAGAGGGACCCCTTCAAACTAAGCGGTATGATTATTCTGAGATAAAGAAAGTGACCAACTCCTTCAGAAACAAATTAGGCCAAGGGGGATTCGGAAGTGTATACAAAGGAAAATTACCAGATGGACGTTATGTTGCGGTGAAGATCCTAAGTGAATTGAAAGATAATGGTGAGGACTTCATCAATGAAGTGGCAACTATCAGCAGAACTTCTCATATTAACATTGTTAATCTTTTGGGGTTCTGTTGTGAAGGTTCTAAGCGAGCTTTAGTTTATGAGTTTATGTCTAATGGATCACTTGAGAAGTTTATCTTTGAAGAAAATGTCATAAAGACGGATCGTCAATTGGACTGTCAAACGATCTACCATATTGCAATTGGTGTTGCCCGAGGACTAGAATACCTGCATCAGGGTTGCAATACTAGAATTTTACATTTTGACATAAAACCTCATAATATTCTGTTGGATGAGAATTTCAACCCCAAGATTTCTGATTTTGGACTAGCCAAAATTTGcacaagaaaagaaagtatGATATCAATATTTGGCGCCAGAGGAACAGCAGGCTATATTGCCCCAGAAGTTTTTTCAAGAAATTTCGGTACAGTATCACATAAGTCAGATGTGTACAGCTATGGAATGATGATCTTAGAAATGgttggaagaagaaagaatattAAGACTGAAGTAAATTGCTCGAGTGAAATATACTTTCCCGATTGGATTTACAATCGCCTTGAATCAAATGAAGAGCTTGGTTTACAGAACATAAGAAATGAAAGTGATGACAAATTGGTGAGAAAGATGACAATAGTGGGCTTATGGTGCATACAAACCCACCCTTCCACTCGACCAGCCATAAGTAAAGTGTTGGAAATGCTAGGAAGCAAAGTTGAGTTATTGCAAATTCCACCCAAACCCTTTTTGTCTTCTCCTCCGACCTCTCCAGTCCATTTATCTTGTGAGACTTTGTAA
- the LOC100786495 gene encoding LEAF RUST 10 DISEASE-RESISTANCEUS RECEPTOR-LIKE PROTEIN KINASE-like 2.5 isoform X2: MSSVYELVLSLLFCGLMPLVLAAGNQAECPPSFPCGYLDNISFPFTLTERPDCGLLPISNCDDPLKPKMIQLHKNGLWFPLVRVAQLFSSPTTSLTAFQFRDTNLYHLLLNENCEAFGNNYTLPFPHSSGFAASLYIQYYTTLFRCNRSLHVSPPTNMHNYTKCPDYDLYYNDNPKAEDASLRACTKVLLPIKDAPDANNPFTFATADIFTKVELTDECAACHYRRGGQCQLDSREIFFCATANSIAGRRSWIVKMILGLGLAVTIALLLVMVKIYHTRWKKQNPTNQQIRIFLEREGPLQTKRYDYSEIKKVTNSFRNKLGQGGFGSVYKGKLPDGRYVAVKILSELKDNGEDFINEVATISRTSHINIVNLLGFCCEGSKRALVYEFMSNGSLEKFIFEENVIKTDRQLDCQTIYHIAIGVARGLEYLHQGCNTRILHFDIKPHNILLDENFNPKISDFGLAKICTRKESMISIFGARGTAGYIAPEVFSRNFGTVSHKSDVYSYGMMILEMVGRRKNIKTEVNCSSEIYFPDWIYNRLESNEELGLQNIRNESDDKLVRKMTIVGLWCIQTHPSTRPAISKVLEMLGSKVELLQIPPKPFLSSPPTSPVHLSCETL; this comes from the exons ATGAGTTCAGTTTATGAATTAGTATTATCGCTTTTATTTTGTGGCCTTATGCCACTTGTCTTGGCGGCTGGGAACCAAGCAGAGTGTCCACCTTCGTTTCCATGTGGATATCTTGACAATATCAGTTTCCCATTCACTCTAACTGAACGCCCGGACTGTGGCTTATTGCCCATTAGCAATTGTGATGATCCACTTAAGCCCAAAATGATCCAATTACACAAAAATGGATTATGGTTTCCGCTTGTACGCGTTGCTCAGCTTTTCAGTAGTCCTACTACTTCTCTCACAGCTTTTCAATTTAGAGACACAAATCTCTATCACCTTCTGCTGAACGAAAATTGTGAAGCTTTCGGAAACAATTATACTCTTCCTTTTCCTCATAGTTCTGGCTTTGCTGCTTCTCTTTATATCCAATACTACACAACTCTGTTCAGGTGCAACCGCAGCCTCCATGTCAGCCCTCCCACAAACATGCATAATTATACAAAGTGCCCCGATTACGATCTCTACTACAATGACAACCCCAAAGCTGAAGATGCGTCTTTGAGAGCATGTACAAAGGTCCTGCTTCCAATTAAAGACGCGCCTGACGCTAACAACCCATTCACATTCGCAACTGCAGATATCTTCACTAAAGTAGAATTAACCGATGAATGTGCAGCTTGCCACTATCGCAGAGGAGGGCAGTGTCAACTTGACAGCAGAGAGATATTTTTTTGTGCCACTGCCAATAGTATCG CAGGGAGAAGAAGTTGGATTGTGAAAATGATACTAGGACTCGGTCTAG CTGTTACAATTGCTCTGTTGCTGGTAATGGTAAAGATCTACCATACAAGATGGAAGAAGCAAAATCCGACCAATCAACAGATTAGGATCTTTTTGGAAAGAGAGGGACCCCTTCAAACTAAGCGGTATGATTATTCTGAGATAAAGAAAGTGACCAACTCCTTCAGAAACAAATTAGGCCAAGGGGGATTCGGAAGTGTATACAAAGGAAAATTACCAGATGGACGTTATGTTGCGGTGAAGATCCTAAGTGAATTGAAAGATAATGGTGAGGACTTCATCAATGAAGTGGCAACTATCAGCAGAACTTCTCATATTAACATTGTTAATCTTTTGGGGTTCTGTTGTGAAGGTTCTAAGCGAGCTTTAGTTTATGAGTTTATGTCTAATGGATCACTTGAGAAGTTTATCTTTGAAGAAAATGTCATAAAGACGGATCGTCAATTGGACTGTCAAACGATCTACCATATTGCAATTGGTGTTGCCCGAGGACTAGAATACCTGCATCAGGGTTGCAATACTAGAATTTTACATTTTGACATAAAACCTCATAATATTCTGTTGGATGAGAATTTCAACCCCAAGATTTCTGATTTTGGACTAGCCAAAATTTGcacaagaaaagaaagtatGATATCAATATTTGGCGCCAGAGGAACAGCAGGCTATATTGCCCCAGAAGTTTTTTCAAGAAATTTCGGTACAGTATCACATAAGTCAGATGTGTACAGCTATGGAATGATGATCTTAGAAATGgttggaagaagaaagaatattAAGACTGAAGTAAATTGCTCGAGTGAAATATACTTTCCCGATTGGATTTACAATCGCCTTGAATCAAATGAAGAGCTTGGTTTACAGAACATAAGAAATGAAAGTGATGACAAATTGGTGAGAAAGATGACAATAGTGGGCTTATGGTGCATACAAACCCACCCTTCCACTCGACCAGCCATAAGTAAAGTGTTGGAAATGCTAGGAAGCAAAGTTGAGTTATTGCAAATTCCACCCAAACCCTTTTTGTCTTCTCCTCCGACCTCTCCAGTCCATTTATCTTGTGAGACTTTGTAA
- the LOC100786495 gene encoding LEAF RUST 10 DISEASE-RESISTANCEUS RECEPTOR-LIKE PROTEIN KINASE-like 2.5 isoform X1 → MSSVYELVLSLLFCGLMPLVLAAGNQAECPPSFPCGYLDNISFPFTLTERPDCGLLPISNCDDPLKPKMIQLHKNGLWFPLVRVAQLFSSPTTSLTAFQFRDTNLYHLLLNENCEAFGNNYTLPFPHSSGFAASLYIQYYTTLFRCNRSLHVSPPTNMHNYTKCPDYDLYYNDNPKAEDASLRACTKVLLPIKDAPDANNPFTFATADIFTKVELTDECAACHYRRGGQCQLDSREIFFCATANSIGRRSWIVKMILGLGLAVTIALLLVMVKIYHTRWKKQNPTNQQIRIFLEREGPLQTKRYDYSEIKKVTNSFRNKLGQGGFGSVYKGKLPDGRYVAVKILSELKDNGEDFINEVATISRTSHINIVNLLGFCCEGSKRALVYEFMSNGSLEKFIFEENVIKTDRQLDCQTIYHIAIGVARGLEYLHQGCNTRILHFDIKPHNILLDENFNPKISDFGLAKICTRKESMISIFGARGTAGYIAPEVFSRNFGTVSHKSDVYSYGMMILEMVGRRKNIKTEVNCSSEIYFPDWIYNRLESNEELGLQNIRNESDDKLVRKMTIVGLWCIQTHPSTRPAISKVLEMLGSKVELLQIPPKPFLSSPPTSPVHLSCETL, encoded by the exons ATGAGTTCAGTTTATGAATTAGTATTATCGCTTTTATTTTGTGGCCTTATGCCACTTGTCTTGGCGGCTGGGAACCAAGCAGAGTGTCCACCTTCGTTTCCATGTGGATATCTTGACAATATCAGTTTCCCATTCACTCTAACTGAACGCCCGGACTGTGGCTTATTGCCCATTAGCAATTGTGATGATCCACTTAAGCCCAAAATGATCCAATTACACAAAAATGGATTATGGTTTCCGCTTGTACGCGTTGCTCAGCTTTTCAGTAGTCCTACTACTTCTCTCACAGCTTTTCAATTTAGAGACACAAATCTCTATCACCTTCTGCTGAACGAAAATTGTGAAGCTTTCGGAAACAATTATACTCTTCCTTTTCCTCATAGTTCTGGCTTTGCTGCTTCTCTTTATATCCAATACTACACAACTCTGTTCAGGTGCAACCGCAGCCTCCATGTCAGCCCTCCCACAAACATGCATAATTATACAAAGTGCCCCGATTACGATCTCTACTACAATGACAACCCCAAAGCTGAAGATGCGTCTTTGAGAGCATGTACAAAGGTCCTGCTTCCAATTAAAGACGCGCCTGACGCTAACAACCCATTCACATTCGCAACTGCAGATATCTTCACTAAAGTAGAATTAACCGATGAATGTGCAGCTTGCCACTATCGCAGAGGAGGGCAGTGTCAACTTGACAGCAGAGAGATATTTTTTTGTGCCACTGCCAATAGTATCG GGAGAAGAAGTTGGATTGTGAAAATGATACTAGGACTCGGTCTAG CTGTTACAATTGCTCTGTTGCTGGTAATGGTAAAGATCTACCATACAAGATGGAAGAAGCAAAATCCGACCAATCAACAGATTAGGATCTTTTTGGAAAGAGAGGGACCCCTTCAAACTAAGCGGTATGATTATTCTGAGATAAAGAAAGTGACCAACTCCTTCAGAAACAAATTAGGCCAAGGGGGATTCGGAAGTGTATACAAAGGAAAATTACCAGATGGACGTTATGTTGCGGTGAAGATCCTAAGTGAATTGAAAGATAATGGTGAGGACTTCATCAATGAAGTGGCAACTATCAGCAGAACTTCTCATATTAACATTGTTAATCTTTTGGGGTTCTGTTGTGAAGGTTCTAAGCGAGCTTTAGTTTATGAGTTTATGTCTAATGGATCACTTGAGAAGTTTATCTTTGAAGAAAATGTCATAAAGACGGATCGTCAATTGGACTGTCAAACGATCTACCATATTGCAATTGGTGTTGCCCGAGGACTAGAATACCTGCATCAGGGTTGCAATACTAGAATTTTACATTTTGACATAAAACCTCATAATATTCTGTTGGATGAGAATTTCAACCCCAAGATTTCTGATTTTGGACTAGCCAAAATTTGcacaagaaaagaaagtatGATATCAATATTTGGCGCCAGAGGAACAGCAGGCTATATTGCCCCAGAAGTTTTTTCAAGAAATTTCGGTACAGTATCACATAAGTCAGATGTGTACAGCTATGGAATGATGATCTTAGAAATGgttggaagaagaaagaatattAAGACTGAAGTAAATTGCTCGAGTGAAATATACTTTCCCGATTGGATTTACAATCGCCTTGAATCAAATGAAGAGCTTGGTTTACAGAACATAAGAAATGAAAGTGATGACAAATTGGTGAGAAAGATGACAATAGTGGGCTTATGGTGCATACAAACCCACCCTTCCACTCGACCAGCCATAAGTAAAGTGTTGGAAATGCTAGGAAGCAAAGTTGAGTTATTGCAAATTCCACCCAAACCCTTTTTGTCTTCTCCTCCGACCTCTCCAGTCCATTTATCTTGTGAGACTTTGTAA